The Bacteroidales bacterium DNA segment ACCTCCCGCGTTGGCGAGTAAATGTTTTCACCCGCTTTACTCGATACCTGCACACGCAGCTGTGTGTCGCTATTAATAGCTACGTTGATGGTTTCTGAACCGGAATTGCCGGTAAGGTCTTTCACCTTCGCCCACGCTCCTGCACCTTCGCGCTTCCACAGCTCGCGTGCGATTATGGGGTTGGTTCCTGCCGTTACGCTCCAGGTAAAGGTTGCAGCGTACGGTAATAATGCATAATTCTTCTCGAGCGTGATGCCACCGTTGAGGCTTGCCGAAGGGGCAGTATAGAGTTGCTGCTCTATCCACGCGAGGATTTCGTCGCTAAGATTGCGCAGCACTTTCCACTTTCCGGCTGCAATATTCGCTCTGTTGAGCAAACCCGGGTTGTCGATCAAGGCCAGCACAGTATCCTGCGGACGAATAATAAGATCGTTTACTGATACGTTCCCGCCCGCATTGCAATGCCAGGCATCGCCGGCAAGCACATCGGTTGGATCGAAAGCAGCAAAATCGCTTACCTCACGCACATTCCAGGCTTGTAGGTTAGTGCTGTGAATCTGAATTTTTCTTGGTTTTGCCATTTGTTAATTGTTAAGTTGATAAGTTATATCTACCACCATGCCGGGCATAAACCTGAAGCCCAGCATGTCTTCATTAAGTTGAATATCTGTGCTGCCATTGAGCATCGATGTACGATAAACATAATCATAGTTGCCAAACTCGCCGTCGTCGGGCTTACCCATGTAGGTGAGTTTGTTAATCACAATATTAATCACCCTGGCATCTATGCCGGTCATCGTTATTGTGTCGCCGCCTACGGTTGGCGACATACGCAGCTGCTTCAGGTCGTACACCTGCTGGTTTACGGTAGTATCGCCAAAATGCTGAATGCGCCAGTTTGCATCGTTTTCATAATTATAATCTGTTACATTGTCGCGCCTGGCTATCACCCAGTCGCCAACGGCAACCCCACCCTCTGCAGGTGTGTTGGGGTCTTCCGGATTGTGAATCCAAAAGTCGCCCTTGAGTATGTTGGTCATACCGCTAACGAAGTTTCCGCTCATCACGTCGCCGATTGCGCGCAGGTTCAGAGCGCTCTCAGCACCGAGCACTGCCGACTTCTTGAGCTTTGCAAGCCCGTTGAGCGCTTCGAGCAATAGCTTCACCTTTGCCCCGCCATCATCAGCGAGGTTAAAGAGGCTGTCGATCAGGTCGGCAAACTCATCCTGGTTAGGCTTGTCGCCGGTCTCGAAGTAGCCTTTTAATATTTGTCGTGTGCGTTGTGCCATTTTATTGTACAATAAAGTCTTGGTTAATAATCCAGTATCCTATGCCATCGCCGGCGGTTACCGCTTCTGCCAGGCCTGTAGCCGGGGTGATGGCGTTATTGCGATATTCGTCGGCCACATATTTATTGATGATTGCGGAGGTATTGAGTACAGTTCCGGCTTCTGGCTGGTCAGTGATGTCGGTGAGCACAGGATTGGCTGCAAGCATATCAAAAGCCCCTTCAATACTACCTGTGCATTGTATCACCACATCGAGCAGGCACTGCCCCACCTGTACTTTTACCCTATTCATAATTTGCTTTAAGGTATAATTTGCCGTTTTCCATTTTTATTTTTTCCAGCTTTATGCCATCGTCTTTAAGCTGCTTGCGTACCTCGCGGGTTACCTCATTCATGCTTTCGTCGTTTATCATCCCGGCAAGACCTACCCCTGTAAGCGGGTGTTGCTTCACCTCGCCTTTGTTAAAGAGGAGCAGAAAGCCTACCTGCTGATTGAGACTGTCGGCAACCACCAAGTCTCCTTTTTCGATCAGCAGGTCGGCATTATCATCCAATAGTATGTCGTTGTGTGTTGCCATATTTCTGATGACGCGTGGCCGTGGCATGTTGAGACGCGCGGGCCGTGCATCTTTATTTTCCTATGATATAGTTCCTGTGCCTGGTGCCGTGGTTCCTCCAATATGCGTTACCGGATCAACCGATACCGGTATTGCGGCGGCTACCGTTACGGTTGCCGACTTGATGTAGTTGTCGATAGCTGTTGTCAGCTTATCAGCAAACTTATCCATAGCCGCAGCCTGGTCGGTTTCCTTGGTCATAGCCAGGAGCATTGCTCCAATTTCAGTCTTTAATGTTTCTTTAACCAGCATTTCAATCTATTTTAAAACCTGTTTCAAATCCGTTTCTAACTTAGCCACTGCCTGCATGGTGGGCGGTAATGGCGTTCCTGATGGCCCCGCCGGTGTGCTTACCGTTAAAGTTTTGATGATGGATACCAGGCTGTTAAACAAATCCAGCAGGCTCACTCCGGATGCACTGATGGCCACCTTACCGGTTTTGCCGTCGGCTTCAATTTTCAGGGTGTTAAATTCCATCTTCACCAATTCCGGCGTATCCACCTTTATTATAGCCAGGTCGCGAAGCTGGCCACGGCTCATATCCATCAGCGTTACCATGCTGCCAATAGCAGGTTTTACCAACAGGCCGCCTGCTGCTTCAATACTAAAGAGCTTCACGCCTGTGAAAGTCATGTCGTTATAGCGCACGTCGGCTGTGGCATCGGTAGCTTTTACCACCTGTCCCACAAAGACAACCTGCCTTTGCGAGTTGCCGGCTATATGCTGTAGCGAATCTTTTATGTCGTTCAGTGTTGTGCTCATAGCTTCATTCCTATTTTCACCTCTCTTACACCACCAGACTTGCTGAATGTGGTTACCACCTCCAGCACGTAGTAGGTGCCATCTTTTATTTCGTAGTCGCGGTCGGTAATACTCACCTTGTAGCCAGCATCGCACCAGGGCACGAGCCAACCCGTAAAACTGCCTGAGTAGCCAGTATAGCTTTTGGTTTTGAGCTGCTCCCCGGCCATGCTTTTGAGGCTTGCCGGGTCGCTAACACCATCCATTTTTATCGTGATGGTGTCGCCGCCCTTTTCTCCGGCGGTTTCACGTATTACCTTACCATCCTTACTCTTACCTTCTACCACCACCTCTGTTTTGCGGTCTTCGGCATTGCGGTACTCCAGCTCGCTGCTTTCGATGTTTTGCTGGAAGCTGTAGGCTGCTTCCCCGAATATCTCTTTGTATTGCGGATGCACGTGCAGCACATCGCCTTTCATGTAAATATTGGCCTTGGTCTCCTCCTGTATTTGCTTTACCACCTTATAGGCGGTGGTATTGATACAGGTGAACTTGTCGTACTTAAACTGGTAATCGCACACCAGGGCGAAATCTCCGGCCTGTTTTAGCACATAAGCCAGCACATCGGCCACATCAGGGTTTGTAAATTCGATGTTGCCCACCGGCTTTCGCAGATTGTAGATGGCATCCTCGCACTTGATGCTGATGCTGCCGTCGTTGGTTTCGATGGCTTCAATAAAGCCTTCAAACTCTTTTACCAGCACCTCGTTGTAGCCTAACATTATCTTTACCGTGTCGCCGCGCTTTATCTTGCTTTCAATCTCCAAAGCCTTATTAAATACGCTCCCCGGCAGGGTGATGGTGGCCGTATCACTCAACTGCTCCACAGAGCGCGTTATCTCCACGCTGTCGATCATCAGCAGTTGCCAGGTACCCAGGGTAATATGCCAGCTTAGATTATGCAACATTGTTGGTTTGTTTTAAGAGTTCAAATACATCGTCAGAATAAGCTTTGATTTGATAAGCTTGATTGCCCGCCCCTTTGGTATGTGGAAGATCGAGAGTTTCTATTACTATCATGTTTATGCTGCGGTTATTCAATAGCGGGCAAATTACCTTGATAGATTCGTGCAGCTCAAAATAATCGTGCAACCGCCCCACCTCCTCTGGCTCGTCAAGTGTATCGCTCATAAAAATACCTGTGATAGTAATCTCCACATCGTCCTCTGTCCATCGCTCCTTTACTGTGCCGCGCGTGGTTCCTTTTGCTACCTGACGCCGTGTAATGCTGTTTTTGAACGATAATGAGATAAAAGGGTCAATAGGAAATTGAAACTGATTGAGCAGCGGGCTGTCAAACACAAGCGGGTACTGGTGCCTGATAGCCGAAAAGTCATCGGCGATAGCAACATTGCCCGAGTTACGGTCATAGTTTATCACCGACACATCCATCGCCTGGTCATCGATGCGGTCGGGGTTTATCACCACCACCTTATTGTTAAGCCAATAAGGTGGTACATTAAAACCGGTGGCTCTTACGCTTGTCATGCTGTTGCCCTCGCCTGGTTAAGTACCTGTTGCATTATTACCTCCACCTCGCGGCGCAGGTTGTTTGCATTTTCTTTCAGGGTGCCGCTAAAGGTTATGGTTTCTACCATGTTGCGGAAGTTGATATTGATCTCGGTGTTGCGGGTGCCGCCTTGCACAATCGTTTCGGTACCTTTGCCCGCAGCATCGCTGCCAGCTAACTGATTGCCTGGTGCAACGCCGGCAGGCTGTCCGGATATTGCTGAATCAATACCTGGTATTGCTTCACCCTTTTTCTTTTTCTGCGAATCAGCCCAGCTCTTAGTTCCTTTCACCACACCCTCACCGTAAGCCTCGCCAACATCTTTGAACTTATCTTCCGGGAAGATTTTATTCCACAATCCTTTAATCCACGCAATTGGCTTAGCCAAAGCGTTTATTATCTTGTTGAGAATAGCCCCGACGAATCCCCAGAGCTTGCTAAAAACATCTTTGATTGGTTGCAGCAGATTATCGTTGAGCCAGTTAGCTATGCCAGAAAATGTACCGGTTATCCACGTCCATATCGATGTAAAGAAATCTGCAACAGCAGATGCTGCCGATGTGATAATGTTCCATAGCCATTGAATGCCTTGCCATATTCCACCAATTACCCACTTCCAAACATTAATGTAAGCCATGAAAACGGGTTTTATGATATTATTCCAAATTGTAGAAATTACCACACCAATATTGCTAAACACTGCCTTCACAGCCTCCCATACGCCAAAAAGTATTTGCCTGAATTTCTCGGATTTTTCCCATAATAATTTGAACATTCCTATCAATAGCGATATTCCAAGTACAACCCAGCCGATTATAGGGATGTTGTAGATTGCTGTACTCAAAGCTTTGACAGCAGCGGTAAGCACATAGGTAGCACCGGCAGCCAGAAACGACATTCCCATCCAGGTGCCATCGGCATATACCAGCGCCCAGGTATCTGCAACGGCACTTCGCATCTTCTTAGCACGACGGCTAATTGCGGCTCCAAGTGCAGTCTCGCCAATGCTTGCCATTGCATTTACAAGCGTAAGTGTGGATACTGCCCCTTGTAAAACGGTAACTCCGGCTGTTACTGCCGGTAAAGCACCTTGTACGATGCTGAATAAGCTAATTTTAAAATCGTCAAAGCGGGATTTGATACGGCTCATTTTTTCGGCAAAGCTGCCCATGATGATGCCCGCCTGCTCCTGTGCTGCATTGGTGCCTGCAACTGCAGTGGTATAGCGCTCTATCTCTTCTGTGCCACTAATGAGTGCCAGGGCGGCATTTTGGTTTTCGCGCCCAAACATCTTAGTGATCAACGCTGTGTCATTGATGGCAGGCTTCAGCAATTTTAACCGTTCGGCAAGCGAAAGGCTCTTATCGCCCAGGGCATCTATGCTTATTCCATAAGCGTCCATCTCATCACCTACCACCGACTTCATAAACCTGCCCTGCGACAGGATAGATAGCGTATTGCGGATTGCGGTGCCACCCTCTGCACCACGTTTACCAGCCTTGTCGAGTACCTGAATGGTTGCATTTAATTCCTCAAAGGATACGCCTGCCATCTTTGCGGCCATGCCGGAGGTGTCGAGGGCTGCTTTTATCTGTGGGAGCTCTGCCGATCCTTCACGGGCAGCAGCAGCCATCACATTCATCATATCAGCCATCCTTTTGCTTGCCTCAATAGGATCGTCAAGCGATACCTGATACTGATTCATAGCCGAGGTGAGTACCTCTGTTGCAGCAGCAGGATCGTTACCAAGCGTTTTACTCAGTATGCTTACCGATTTGCCCATCGCTTTCAATGCTGCCGGTGTTTTGGCTATTTCTGGCCCCAGTTGCGACAGTATTAGCTTATAGCTTTCTACGCTCTTAGCTGCTCCGCCACCAAACTCCTTAGCATTCTGACGTGCATATCCCCCTATCTCTTTCAGGTTTTTCCCGGTAATACCGGCAATAGCTGAAAGCTCGCTCAACTGACTGTCGTATTCGATGCCAGGCTGGATAGCAGCATCAATACTTTGCTTTACTGATGTAAGCGCCTGGCTGATATTATTGAGCGCGAATGCCTGATCGCCTAAACGTCTTAATACAGACCCCAGCCGCGTCACCTTTTGCGTGGCAGTATTGCTCGCAGCAGCTACTGCGGTAATGCCGGTAGCGGCGTTACCTGAAACAGAAATAATATAATTTACACTGCTGTCCATTTATTTTCTATCTTTGGGGCTATGAATATTCTTGCTGTAATACTTGTTTTGGCTGTAGGCGCCTGTTTTTTTTACATCGCCTACGCACTTATCGAGGCTGCTGTAATCTCATTCATTACCTGGCTCAAAGGAGGAGACGCAAGAACCAAAAACGACAGCCAATCATGGATTGATGCGTACAGAAAGCGTAACAATCTTTAGCTGTTGCTCCGGCGCTCCTTTTCCCGTATGTCGGCCAGTTGTGCGTATGTCTCTGACCACTGGTAATCGTTGAGCGTTTCCGGGTTGATGTGCAAATAATAGCGCATCATGGTGTTGAGGTAACCGATCCAGTTTTTTTCTAAACTACCGGAAACGCCTTCTATAAATTTACCAGCTCAGCCTCCTTTACCGCAATCAGGTCGGCCAGTTTTGCCGACGCGCCAAAAAACAATTCATCATCCGTTTTTATCGCCTCGCTACCACCAAGCCAACACGCATTTAGCAGCAGCTCATTACTTTTCATGGGGTTGGTTTGCGCTACGGTAGCAGAATAGGCCAGCGATTGCCTGTCAGGCTTTTTCAAATACCCGATATGCCCGTCCACTTTTATTGCCGACACCTTGCCGTACTGCTTTTTCCAGGCGTCTATTTGCTCCTGGCCTACCTGGCCTGTCAATTTTTGTTCGTCCATGCTCTTGTTTGTTTTTACGGTTTCTGATTCTGTACGCGCAAGGCTATCCAGGGCAGGCTTACCTCCATAAATTTATCGCCCTGCTTCATCTCTTTGGCATCCTCGGTAAATTCGATACCACGGATTTTGTCGGTAACGGCCACATCGCCGTTGCTGGGGTTGCCATACACTACTACGGCATCCATGCGCAGGTTTAGCACACTGCCTTTGCCCAGGGCTCGCAGGGTTTCAAGCTCGCTTTGCAACATCGAAAACTCTCCTTCGTAGCTAAGGTTGCCTCGCTGTATGTGCTGCGGCTCATTGCCTTTGCCATACACGGCTTCTTTTTCCTGCTTGCTGCTGTACTTTACGCCACGCGCTCCGGTTACTATCCGCCCACCCAGTTCGAGGGTGATGTCGGCATATTCATATTGTCTGCTGTCGAACATGATATTTATTGTGTTATGATTTTAAATCCGAGGTTTACCTCGATGTATTTTGCATACCCAAAGGGCTTTACGCGCAGACTTACTACTATCTTGCCCGTAGCAAGTACGTTCAGGGTAGGGTCAACCAGGCACACCACTCCGGTGTCGTTTTGGTCGGCGGGGTCGTTGCCCAGCTCACCATTCACCGTCATGGCATTGATGATGGCATTCTCCACCTTGTTCTCGATGCTTTTGGCATACGACACACTAACCTGCCCCTGGTCGTTTACGCTCACCTCGTCGAGCAGCTCGGTAGTCATAGTTTCGTAAGCCAGGCGGTAAGCCTTATCGATAACCCGGCGCACGGCTATACCGTTGTAGTCGTCGGTAGGTAAAGTGGCAAGTGGGTCGTCGGTAATGAAGTACCCGGCACGGCCTACGTGCTGCCGCAGGGTGATGTAGCCTTTGT contains these protein-coding regions:
- a CDS encoding DUF6046 domain-containing protein; translated protein: MTSVRATGFNVPPYWLNNKVVVINPDRIDDQAMDVSVINYDRNSGNVAIADDFSAIRHQYPLVFDSPLLNQFQFPIDPFISLSFKNSITRRQVAKGTTRGTVKERWTEDDVEITITGIFMSDTLDEPEEVGRLHDYFELHESIKVICPLLNNRSINMIVIETLDLPHTKGAGNQAYQIKAYSDDVFELLKQTNNVA
- a CDS encoding phage tail tape measure protein, producing the protein MDSSVNYIISVSGNAATGITAVAAASNTATQKVTRLGSVLRRLGDQAFALNNISQALTSVKQSIDAAIQPGIEYDSQLSELSAIAGITGKNLKEIGGYARQNAKEFGGGAAKSVESYKLILSQLGPEIAKTPAALKAMGKSVSILSKTLGNDPAAATEVLTSAMNQYQVSLDDPIEASKRMADMMNVMAAAAREGSAELPQIKAALDTSGMAAKMAGVSFEELNATIQVLDKAGKRGAEGGTAIRNTLSILSQGRFMKSVVGDEMDAYGISIDALGDKSLSLAERLKLLKPAINDTALITKMFGRENQNAALALISGTEEIERYTTAVAGTNAAQEQAGIIMGSFAEKMSRIKSRFDDFKISLFSIVQGALPAVTAGVTVLQGAVSTLTLVNAMASIGETALGAAISRRAKKMRSAVADTWALVYADGTWMGMSFLAAGATYVLTAAVKALSTAIYNIPIIGWVVLGISLLIGMFKLLWEKSEKFRQILFGVWEAVKAVFSNIGVVISTIWNNIIKPVFMAYINVWKWVIGGIWQGIQWLWNIITSAASAVADFFTSIWTWITGTFSGIANWLNDNLLQPIKDVFSKLWGFVGAILNKIINALAKPIAWIKGLWNKIFPEDKFKDVGEAYGEGVVKGTKSWADSQKKKKGEAIPGIDSAISGQPAGVAPGNQLAGSDAAGKGTETIVQGGTRNTEININFRNMVETITFSGTLKENANNLRREVEVIMQQVLNQARATA